GCAAGACGGCACCTTTTTTCATTGCACGACAGCAACAAATCTTGCAATAATACTTTCCCTTGCCACGCTTCATGTATTTTGCTATTTCTTCCTCAGAGATGAAAGCCTCTTTCTCTTCAGTAAACTGCAGCACACACTGTGGCTGCATGGGAGGAGTTGCATCTATTTTGCTCTCTTTGCCATAATCAGATGGCTCCATATCATACTGCTCTTGGTCACTGTTGGATTCTTGCTCCTTTATCTCCATGGAGTCCATCTCTGCTTTTCCACACTCACTGCTATTTAGCTCAGAATCTGAGTTctcctggttttccttcttGGGCTTCTTTTTGGGACAAGAATATAACATGTCTTCTGGAGATTCTTTGGCTAATATTGATTGTTCGTCCTGTGAGAACAAATCATCCAGTGGTTTCTGATCATCTAAACTGTGAGAAAGAAAGTCACTCTCACCAGACTCACTAGGTGTCTGGGACTCGGAGGAAAAACCCGAAGCAGATTTCTGAGGCTCGGAGAACAGGATGCTCTTCTGGATTTCAGAAGGTACAGTAGTTTCAGCGTGTCTCTGGACATCAGAGGATAAAACAGCAGCAGGCTTCTGCATCTCAGAAAATACAGCATGCTTTTGAACATCAGGGGAAACAGCAGATTTCTGGGAGTCAGTAAAAACAGCTTGTTTGGGGGTCTCAGGAGAAACGGAAGGAGTAGGTTTCTGGCTCTCAGTAAAGAGGCCATGTTTCTGAATTTCAGGAGAAACAGATTTCTGAGACTCTGGGAAGGAAGTAGGCTCCTGAACTTCAGAGGCAATGGGAGTGAGTTTCTGGGCTTCTGAGAACAGGGTGTGCTTTTGGACTTCAGAAGAAGCAAGAGCTAATTTCTGGGTTTCAGAACATAAGGCATGTTTTTGGCCTTCAGTAGAAACAGCAGAAGTAGGCACCTGATTCTGGGGCTCAGAAAAGACAGCACGTTTCTGGACATCAGTAGAAACAGTAGGATTAGATTTACGAGACTCTGGGAACAGAGCTCTTTTCCGAGGTTCTGGGAAATGAGCCCGTTTCTGAACCTCAGATGAAGCAGCAGAGGTGGATTTCTGAgtttcagaaaaatacatagATTTCCGGGACTCAGAGAGTTTCCAAGATTCAGGAGATACCGAAGCACCAGGCTTACGGAcctcaggaaagaaagaagacttCCAAGAGTCAGAGGAAACAGTGTGACTAGACTTCCGAAGCTCGGGAGAAACAGGGGGAGAATGCTTCCATGTGTCAGGGGACACAACAGGTTTCCAGCCTTCAGGGTAAACGGATGAGATGGGTTTCCATGGCTCAGAAGAAACAAGAGTAGACTTCTGGGATTCGGAAAAGGACGTAGATTTCCAGGAGTCAGAAACAAGCCTTCTAGGTTCTGGTGACACAACTGGGCCCGGCCTTCGGGACTCAGGAGCAGACCTCCGGGATTCTACAGACGCTGACATGGCAGACTTTGGAGCCCAGGGAGAAACCGCGGAAGACTTCTGCACCTCGTGAGGTGTTGACCTCCAGGGCTCAGGGGAAACAGTTGGACCAGGTCTCCATGACTCCGGTGAAACCGCCGGAGCAGGCCTCCTGGTttcaggagaagcagcagaagcaggccTACGCATTTGAGAAGGATGTCTCCTGGGCTCAGGAGACCCAGCTGGGGCATACCGTC
This Lathamus discolor isolate bLatDis1 chromosome 4, bLatDis1.hap1, whole genome shotgun sequence DNA region includes the following protein-coding sequences:
- the CHAMP1 gene encoding chromosome alignment-maintaining phosphoprotein 1 isoform X3, translated to MKWMLLVWLQKSSVSPEPQKSAQATSSEPEKSAQAVSPDPEKSAEATSPDPEKSASAVSPDSEKPSPAVSPDPQKPSPAVSPDPQKLSPAVSPDPQKPAPAVSPEPRRHSPAVSPEPRRHSPAISPEPRRHSPAVSPEPRRHSPAVSPEPRRYSPAVSPEPKKPTPAVSPEPRRYAPAGSPEPRRHPSQMRRPASAASPETRRPAPAVSPESWRPGPTVSPEPWRSTPHEVQKSSAVSPWAPKSAMSASVESRRSAPESRRPGPVVSPEPRRLVSDSWKSTSFSESQKSTLVSSEPWKPISSVYPEGWKPVVSPDTWKHSPPVSPELRKSSHTVSSDSWKSSFFPEVRKPGASVSPESWKLSESRKSMYFSETQKSTSAASSEVQKRAHFPEPRKRALFPESRKSNPTVSTDVQKRAVFSEPQNQVPTSAVSTEGQKHALCSETQKLALASSEVQKHTLFSEAQKLTPIASEVQEPTSFPESQKSVSPEIQKHGLFTESQKPTPSVSPETPKQAVFTDSQKSAVSPDVQKHAVFSEMQKPAAVLSSDVQRHAETTVPSEIQKSILFSEPQKSASGFSSESQTPSESGESDFLSHSLDDQKPLDDLFSQDEQSILAKESPEDMLYSCPKKKPKKENQENSDSELNSSECGKAEMDSMEIKEQESNSDQEQYDMEPSDYGKESKIDATPPMQPQCVLQFTEEKEAFISEEEIAKYMKRGKGKYYCKICCCRAMKKGAVLHHLVNKHNVQSPYKCKICGKAFLLESLLKNHVAAHGQSLLKCPRCNFESNFPRGFKKHLTHCQSRHSDDTPKKHLDSLEPLEEQI
- the CHAMP1 gene encoding chromosome alignment-maintaining phosphoprotein 1 isoform X2; amino-acid sequence: MDVLQVLRKTAERLECDHCSFKGTDYESIQIHMGTIHPEYCDEMDAAGLGKLIFYQKSAKLFHCHKCFFTSKMYCNVYYHITAQHAAPEKWNKERKEQLQKSSVSPEPQKSAQATSSEPEKSAQAVSPDPEKSAEATSPDPEKSASAVSPDSEKPSPAVSPDPQKPSPAVSPDPQKLSPAVSPDPQKPAPAVSPEPRRHSPAVSPEPRRHSPAISPEPRRHSPAVSPEPRRHSPAVSPEPRRYSPAVSPEPKKPTPAVSPEPRRYAPAGSPEPRRHPSQMRRPASAASPETRRPAPAVSPESWRPGPTVSPEPWRSTPHEVQKSSAVSPWAPKSAMSASVESRRSAPESRRPGPVVSPEPRRLVSDSWKSTSFSESQKSTLVSSEPWKPISSVYPEGWKPVVSPDTWKHSPPVSPELRKSSHTVSSDSWKSSFFPEVRKPGASVSPESWKLSESRKSMYFSETQKSTSAASSEVQKRAHFPEPRKRALFPESRKSNPTVSTDVQKRAVFSEPQNQVPTSAVSTEGQKHALCSETQKLALASSEVQKHTLFSEAQKLTPIASEVQEPTSFPESQKSVSPEIQKHGLFTESQKPTPSVSPETPKQAVFTDSQKSAVSPDVQKHAVFSEMQKPAAVLSSDVQRHAETTVPSEIQKSILFSEPQKSASGFSSESQTPSESGESDFLSHSLDDQKPLDDLFSQDEQSILAKESPEDMLYSCPKKKPKKENQENSDSELNSSECGKAEMDSMEIKEQESNSDQEQYDMEPSDYGKESKIDATPPMQPQCVLQFTEEKEAFISEEEIAKYMKRGKGKYYCKICCCRAMKKGAVLHHLVNKHNVQSPYKCKICGKAFLLESLLKNHVAAHGQSLLKCPRCNFESNFPRGFKKHLTHCQSRHSDDTPKKHLDSLEPLEEQI
- the CHAMP1 gene encoding chromosome alignment-maintaining phosphoprotein 1 isoform X1, coding for MDVLQVLRKTAERLECDHCSFKGTDYESIQIHMGTIHPEYCDEMDAAGLGKLIFYQKSAKLFHCHKCFFTSKMYCNVYYHITAQHAAPEKWNKERKEQVEGDADASKKSVTVEAQKPTLSPESRKPAPSPEQPKSEPVVSPKLQKSSVSPEPQKSAQATSSEPEKSAQAVSPDPEKSAEATSPDPEKSASAVSPDSEKPSPAVSPDPQKPSPAVSPDPQKLSPAVSPDPQKPAPAVSPEPRRHSPAVSPEPRRHSPAISPEPRRHSPAVSPEPRRHSPAVSPEPRRYSPAVSPEPKKPTPAVSPEPRRYAPAGSPEPRRHPSQMRRPASAASPETRRPAPAVSPESWRPGPTVSPEPWRSTPHEVQKSSAVSPWAPKSAMSASVESRRSAPESRRPGPVVSPEPRRLVSDSWKSTSFSESQKSTLVSSEPWKPISSVYPEGWKPVVSPDTWKHSPPVSPELRKSSHTVSSDSWKSSFFPEVRKPGASVSPESWKLSESRKSMYFSETQKSTSAASSEVQKRAHFPEPRKRALFPESRKSNPTVSTDVQKRAVFSEPQNQVPTSAVSTEGQKHALCSETQKLALASSEVQKHTLFSEAQKLTPIASEVQEPTSFPESQKSVSPEIQKHGLFTESQKPTPSVSPETPKQAVFTDSQKSAVSPDVQKHAVFSEMQKPAAVLSSDVQRHAETTVPSEIQKSILFSEPQKSASGFSSESQTPSESGESDFLSHSLDDQKPLDDLFSQDEQSILAKESPEDMLYSCPKKKPKKENQENSDSELNSSECGKAEMDSMEIKEQESNSDQEQYDMEPSDYGKESKIDATPPMQPQCVLQFTEEKEAFISEEEIAKYMKRGKGKYYCKICCCRAMKKGAVLHHLVNKHNVQSPYKCKICGKAFLLESLLKNHVAAHGQSLLKCPRCNFESNFPRGFKKHLTHCQSRHSDDTPKKHLDSLEPLEEQI